A genomic region of Rhipicephalus sanguineus isolate Rsan-2018 chromosome 1, BIME_Rsan_1.4, whole genome shotgun sequence contains the following coding sequences:
- the LOC119399505 gene encoding serine/threonine-protein phosphatase 1 regulatory subunit 10 gives MAPIDPLQLLKALSPLLSPQGGIRSSDEVSRLSSLMKKFSRKLVSRCIYCNVLHATSPDILEVFLELDGWSTIHMWLQEAKTAENMPFLCELLKLCQILPMSLERLKENSSPKLIKSLMKSSDENVRLTAEKVVSGWMKLIKGDSKEAVKPARDADATVKKKKKSSSASSDTSKAAPVKKDRSKGSIDESSSESSTTTSGKHGPSKSSSSAGSSEKETTSALKEVPAKKPKVADRPKTVKTFQTRFRSTGLEEAPLPPPAKAGTKKVSRPAVDKNAVLSARQRLAPTVHAERRVKPSSLVSMGGDGRETAGPGIRLIAPKPVHVLHEDGGFMDALTAAPAPSTAAAVRRKRKPSGAGTAAGPGGAKNAASNSPTSPTPATPKFQFYKDTLETAEAAGEADSDKTKETAKTEEEDEDDDIGKRVKRRKRGQAAAVEGKSDKEGTESPEGEDSPPTPTATAEEEGTTGEGQEVSKASSEGDCKEETANKENESEEKSGEVDASSSSDRPTSILSMTRKKTKKSVRWVEESKLKQFHYFELDETERVNVNNLHNFGDMKTLEMKRERQAVETARRLMGDRMEEAIPFRPPRRLTLPEPLAEPGANSQEKETQKLRQQKTLQEIYFSKEMIPDSAYEPDPEQLSSQEPKLIPLEDENSPGGTLDYSHMELPKSSSLPPILSNLVLSIASKGQPAQGNPSLHQGVQQPQQQLQGGLLQGQFQGSGPMQQQQQQGALLQNLAGLHHGSGQIAADIQQQQQTLAMMGVIGPDGGQAGMHLGNMSMGGDPNGPPFMHGNSMQNQGIGMMGPPMGIGGAGGFPMGAGGPMHPHSAGANAGDWGMMHPGMPQDGADYYSRGHHPGMGGPHMGMAGPPMGAGGVGGMMDMPRGGPPHGRNSRMRNHTPRVPCKYYMTSQCRFGASCSFLHPGVNGPPLQ, from the exons CCTTATGAAAAAGTTTTCACGTAAGCTGGTGAGCCGGTGCATCTACTGCAATGTGCTGCATGCTACCTCGCCAGACATCTTGGAGGTGTTTCTAGAGCTGGATGGTTGGTCTACAATCCACATGTGGCTGCAGGAAGCTAAGACTGCTGAGAACATGCCATTTCTGTGTGAGCTGCTTAAGCTTTGCCAG ATTCTTCCAATGTCACTGGAACGACTCAAAGAAAACAGTAGTCCTAAACTTATCAAGAGCCTGATGAAAAGCAGTGATGAAAATGTGCGTTTAACAGCTGAGAAGGTTGTTAGTGGCTGGATGAAGCTGATCAAGGGCGATTCCAAGGAGGCTGTCAAGCCTGCCCGGGATGCAGATGCCActgtcaagaaaaagaaaaagtcgtCGTCGGCATCTTCAGACACTTCAAAGGCTGCTCCTGTGAAGAAGGATCGTTCAAAGGGTTCCATAGATGAATCTAGCAGTGAAAGTAGCACTACTACTAGTGGCAAACATGGCCCTTCTAAGAGCTCTTCGTCTGCTGGATCCTCTGAAAAGGAGACCACTTCAGCACTGAAGGAAGTGCCAGCAAAGAAGCCAAAAGTTGCTGATCGTCCTAAAACAGTGAAGACCTTTCAAACACGATTCCGATCCACAGGCCTGGAGGAGGCACCTCTGCCACCACCTGCAAAAGCTGGCACCAAGAAAGTTAGCCGGCCAGCTGTTGACAAAAATGCCGTTCTGTCGGCACGACAAAGGCTTGCTCCAACGGTGCATGCTGAGCGAAGGGTGAAACCCTCAAGCCTTGTGTCCATGGGTGGTGATGGACGTGAAACGGCGGGCCCTGGAATTCGGCTCATTGCACCAAAGCCTGTTCATGTGCTGCATGAGGATGGCGGGTTCATGGATGCCTTGACAGCAGCTCCTGCTCCGTCAACTGCAGCAGCAGTAAGACGCAAGCGCAAGCCATCCGGAGCTGGCACAGCGGCGGGCCCTGGAGGGGCCAAGAATGCTGCTTCCAATTCTCCCACCAGCCCCACACCTGCTACGCCGAAGTTTCAGTTCTACAAGGACACACTGGAGACAGCAGAAGCTGCAGGGGAAGCGGACAGTGACAAGACAAAAGAAACTGCAAAGACTGAAGAGGAGGATGAGGATGATGACATTGGAAAGAGAGTGAAGCGGAGGAAAAGGGGACAGGCTGCAGCAGTTGAAGGTAAATCTGATAAAGAAGGTACTGAATCCCCTGAGGGTGAGGATTCACCACCAACCCCAACAGCTACAGCTGAGGAAGAAGGAACTACAGGAGAAGGTCAGGAAGTCAGCAAGGCTTCTTCCGAAGGAGACTGCAAAGAAGAAACGGCCAACAAGGAAAATGAAAGTGAAGAGAAGAGCGGTGAGGTTgatgcttcatcatcatcagacaGGCCAACTTCAATACTTTCAATGACAAGGAAAAAGACCAAGAAGTCTGTGCGCTGGGTGGAGGAAAGCAAGCTGAAGCAGTTCCACTACTTTGAGCTGGATGAGACTGAGAGAG TGAATGTTAACAACCTACACAACTTTGGTGACATGAAGACCCTGGAAATGAAGCGTGAGAGGCAAGCGGTCGAGACAGCTCGTAGGCTGATGGGTGACCGTATGGAGGAGGCCATCCCATTTCGACCACCTCGGCGATTGACGCTGCCAGAACCTCTTGCTGAACCGGGTGCCAATAGCCAGGAAAAGGAAACTCAGAAGCTTCGGCAGCAAAAGACATTGCAGGAGATCTATTTCTCTAAAGAAAT GATTCCAGACTCTGCATATGAACCTGACCCTGAACAGCTGTCTTCGCAAGAGCCTAAACTCATCCCACTGGAAGAT GAAAACAGCCCGGGAGGCACATTGGACTACTCACATATGGAGCTTCCCAAAAGCAGCAGCCTGCCACCTATCTTGTCAAATCTGGTGCTATCCATAGCATCCAAGGGGCAGCCGGCTCAAGGGAATCCTTCTTTGCACCAGGGTGTGCAGCAACCACAGCAGCAACTTCAGGGTGGCCTCTTACAAGGCCAATTCCAGGGTAGTGGTCCcatgcagcaacagcagcagcaaggaGCCCTCCTCCAAAATTTGGCTGGCCTGCATCATGGAAGTGGCCAGATCGCTGCCGACATTCAGCAGCAACAGCAGACGTTGGCCATGATGGGTGTAATTGGCCCAGATGGAGGGCAGGCTGGGATGCACCTCGGAAACATGAGCATGGGAGGAGATCCCAATGGGCCACCTTTCATGCATGGAAACTCCATGCAGAACCAAG GCATTGGCATGATGGGTCCCCCAATGGGCATTGGTGGAGCTGGAGGTTTCCCCATGGGAGCTGGTGGTCCAATGCACCCCCACAGTGCAGGGGCTAATGCTGGGGACTGGGGCATGATGCACCCTGGCATGCCTCAGGATGGGGCAGACTACTACAGCCGGGGACACCATCCAGGCATGGGTGGTCCACACATGGGCATGGCAGGACCACCAATGGGAGCCGGTGGCGTAGGAGGCATGATGGACATGCCTCGTGGAGGACCACCTCACGGAAGAA ACTCTCGCATGAGAAACCATACACCCCGTGTACCCTGCAAGTACTACATGACCTCACAGTGCCGGTTTGGTGCCAGCTGTTCATTTTTGCATCCTGGTGTGAATGGACCACCTCTGCAGTGA